The Actinomyces wuliandei genome contains the following window.
GCCGCCCGCCACGGTGTTGTCAGTGGTGGCTGTGGCCAGGACTGCCCCGGAGGCGTCGTCGGGGACGCCGGAGTCAAAGCCGATGACCGGTATGTCCCGGCTCCTGGCGCTGACCAGGGCGTCCTGGACAGCGTCGGGCTGGCAGGCCGCCAAGGCGATAGCGGCAGGTCCCTGGTTGACAGCGGCCGAGAGCTGCTCGACCTGCTGGGAGACGTTGGACTCTGCGTCGGGGCCGTTGGTCTCCAGCTGTACGTTGAGCTCGTCCGCAGCGTCCTGGGCTCCCCTGAAGGCAGCCTGGTAGAACTGGTTCTGGTAGCTCTTGGCGATGATGATGACCTTCGTCGCCCCGTTCGAGCCGGATCCTTGGGAGCAGGCGGACAGCGTCAGGGCGCCGGCGGCTGCCAGGGTGGCTGCCAGCACGGTCCGGCGTGCGGGCGCAGGAGCCGCGTCTGGCACGGGACCAGTGGGTGTCGTGCGGGTCGCGAGGGTGGTGGGGGTTGCGGCGGGGTTCATGATGGTCCTTTCACGGTTGCGGAGGCGGGTCAGGAGCGTCGGGCGCGTCTGCTGCGCACGACGTCGAGCAGGACAGCGAGCACCACCACGACGCCGATGAGCACCTGCTGCCACTGCACCGGCAGCCCCATGGACAGCAGGCCGGTTTTGAGGACGCTGATGACGAAGACGCCGATGATCGTGCCCCACAGGGAGCCGACTCCTCCGGCCAGGGAGGTGCCGCCGATCACGCAGGCGGCGATGGCGTACATCTCCTGGCCGTTGCCGGTCTGTGGGGTGATGGAGGAGAAGGTCGCCGCGTAGATGACTCCGGCCAGGCCGCAGAAGAACCCGTTGAAGACGTAGACCCAGAACTTCCACCGTGGCACGATGACACCGGAGAGCTCGGCAGCCTCCTCGTTGGACCCGATGGCGTAGGTGTAGCGGCCCAGCTTGGTGCGGGTGAGGACGAACCAGGCCATGGCGAAGAAGGCGGCCAGCCACAGGACGCCGACCGGGAGGTCGCCTGTCCTGTACAGGACCGTCTTGAACCAGCCGTCCTCGGAGGACAGGCTCGGGTAGGTCTGGGTCTGGACCTGGGCGATGACGGCGCACAGGCCCAGCGAGGCAAACTGCATCCCCAGGGTGGCGATGAACGGGGGCAGGCGCAGGAAGCCGACAAGGACACCGTTGGCGACGCCGAAGGCGACGCCGGTGGCCAGGACGACCAGGAGCGAGACCAGGATCGGCAGCCCCCACACGTTGTACGCCACTCCTCCTACCAGCGCGGCGCCCACCATCACTGTCCCCGAGGACAGGTCAATGCCCGCAGTGATAATGACAAAGGTCATGCCGATGGCCAGGAAGCCGATGTAGTAGGAGGAGTCGAGGATCGAGACCAGGGTGCTGGGTGACAGGAAGTGGTTGCCGAAGACGGCGAAGAACGCGTAGAGGACGGCGAGGGCCACCAGTGCCATGACCTGCTGCATCGGCAGGGTCCTGGAGGCTCCTCGGGTGGTGGTGCCGGTGGTCATGCTGGGTGTCCTTCCTTCTGCCCGGCTGTCTGCCTGGTCGCCAGCTCCATGACTGAGACGGGGGTCGCCTCGGATATGTCGAGCTCTCCGGTCTTGTGTCCTTCGCGCATGACGACGACGCGGTCAGACAGGTGGAGGATCTCGTCGAGGTCGGAGGAGACCAGGAGAATGGACTTGCCCTCCTCGACGAGGTCGCGCATCAGCTGGTAGATCTCAGCGCGGGCTCCGATGTCGATGCCGCGGGTCGGCTCGTCGAAGATGAGGATCTCGACGTCGCGCAGGACCCACTTGGCCAGCACCACCTTCTGCTGGTTGCCGCCTGAGAGGTTGCGGACCAGCTGCCGGTGCGAGGGTGTCTTGATCCGTAGCGTGTCGATGTACCTGCGTGCGCAGGCCTGGACGGCCCGCTCGTGGAGGAGGGGGCCGGTGCACAGAGCGTCGTAGGAGGCCAGGGCGATGTTGTGTGCGACAGACAGGCGGGTCGCGAGGCCGTAGCGCTTGCGGTCCTCGGAGAGGTAGGCAATGCCGGCCCTGATGGCGTCCCTGGGGTGCCGGAAGGACACGTCGTGGTCGTGTACCCGTATGCTGCCGGAGGATGCCCGGTCGGCACCGGCCACGATGCGCATGGTCTCGGTACGTCCGGCGCCGACCAGGCCCGCGAAGCCGAGTATCTCGCCGGCGTGCAGGGTGAAGGAGACGCCGTGGACGGCCTGCGAGGTGAGGTTCCTGGCCTCGAGGACGACCGCCGCGTCCTGGGCCAGCGTGGAGCGCTCCTTGGGGGCGTTGACCACCTGGCGCCCGACCATGAGCTCGATGATCTCCTCCTGGGAGGAGCCGGAGGCCGGAAGCGTCCCGACATTGGCGCCGTCGCGCAGCACGGTGACGCGGTCGGCAACCGTCATGACTTCGTGCATGCGGTGGGAGATGTAGATGACTGACACCCCCTGCTCGCGCAGTCGGCCGATGCGCTGGAGAAGGTCGGTGCTCTCACTGCGCGTCAGGGCGGCGGTCGGCTCGTCGAGGATGAGGACCTTCGTCGTCGGGAAGGACAGGGCGCGCGCGATCTCGACGAGCTGGGCCTTGGAGACCGTCAGGTCGCGCAGGAGGGTGGAAGGTGAGACTCCGATGTCGTACTCCTCAATGAGGGACTGCGCCCTGCGGTTGAGGTGACGGTCTGACACCAGTAGCGAGGAGGACTCCCGCCCGATGAAGATGTTCTGGGCCACGGTGAGGTCAGGCATCATGTTGAGCTCCTGGTGGACGATCGAGATCCCGGCGTGCTGCGCGTCCCGGACGGAGCGGAAGCGGGCGGGTGCGCCGTCGTAGTCGTAGCGTCCCTCGAAGTCGGGGTGGATCCCGGTGAGAACCTTGACGAGGGTGGACTTGCCCGCACCGTTCTCGCCGACCAGGGCGTGGACCTCACCAGGAAGAAGGTCGAAGGTGATCCCACTCAGGGCCTGGACCCCTGGGAACGACTTGGAGACGCCACGGAGTCGGAGGCGGGGATGGGGCGCTTGAGGTGGCATGCGTGCTCCGTTGCTTGGCTGTGCCCGGAGGCACCGGACGGTGGGGACCGGGACCGGGCGGGTGGACAGGGTGGGTGACAGCCGACGGCCCGTCCGAGGAGGGCTGACGCCGGTGAGAAGAGGTGTGCGGGCTGCGTGGTGACAGGACGGGGTGTGTTGGATCAGCGCCCCGTCTGGTTGACAACGATGTCAACCAGGTAGCCACTACACTATGCCAACTGTCGTGAGCGGTCAAGTAGGCTGGGGGAGTGAGTGAGGACTCTGTGCTGCTGCGGTCGGCGGCCGCAGCAGGTGGGCATCGGAGCCGTCCCACCATGAAACAGGTTGCCAGGCTGGCGGGAGTTGGCGTCAAGACCGTCTCCCGGGTGGTCAACGGGGAGCCGAACGTGGCCGAGGACACCGCGCGCCGGGTGTGGGACGCAGTGCAGGAGCTCGACTACCACGTGGACGTCCGGGCCGGCAGCCTCCGTCGCCCGGGCGGGGCGACAAGGACCATAGCCCTGCTTGTGGCCAGCGTGGACAACCCGTTCGCGGGCGAGCTCCACCGCGGCGTGGAGGACGTCGCCCGCGAGCGCGACGTGGCTGTCCTGGCCTCCAGCCTCGACGAGGAGCCCCAGCGCGAGGTCGCCGCCGTCGAGGACTCGATCCGACGGCATGTGGACGGGATCATCGTCAATACCACGACTGTGGACGGAGCCGCCCTGGAGCGCGTGCTGCACCTGGGGGTGCCCATCGTGTTCGTGGACAGGGCGCCCCAGACAGTCACGGCGGACTGCGTCACCAGTGACACCGTTGCCGCTGCTGAGCGCGCCACCCGGCACCTTCTGGACCAGGGGCACCGCCGGATCGTGCTGCTGACGGAGCGGCTCAACGTCGCTACCGCTCTTGAACGGCGTCAGGGGTTCCTTGAGGCGTTCCGAGGGACACGCACTGAGGAGTCCGGGGCGCTGGTCGTGTCAGGGCTAGTTGGTGCCGAGGCGGCTGACCGGGCGCTCACGGACACCATGACCTCGCCGGACCCGCCTACGGCAGTGTTCAGCGGGCAGAACCTCCTCACAGAGGGTGCGCTGCACGCCCTTGGGCGCCTCGGGCTGCGTGGGGCCGTGGCGCACATCGGCTTTGACGACCTTCCCCTGGCCGACATGCTGGAGCCCGCCCTGACGGTGGTGCGTCAGGACCCCAGGACCATGGGTGGCCTTGCCGCTCGGCGCCTGTTCTCCCGGCTGGACGGGGACCGTGGTGCACCAGAGCGCCTTCTTGTGCCTACCGAGCTGGTCTGCCGAGGCAGCGGGGAGATCCCGCCTCCTGGTACCTGAGGGTCGTGGCCTCGGTGATGTGTCGGGGTCTCAGCCTCCTTGGACCTGCAGGAGGTGGTTGCGTATCTCGGGCAGGCGGTGGATCTGTCACGAGCGCCTGCCCCGTGCCGCCTGCAGCAGGCTGTCAAGATCCTGCGGCTCGGTCAGGCCACTGACGATGTCGGACAGGGGCAGCCCCAGGCTGATGTCGTCCACTGCCTCGGGAAGCGAGGAGAGGAGGTCTGCCCGTGTCCCGTCGTCGGTCACCCTGAGCACGAGGACTTCCTCGGGGAGGACGCCTTCGTCGTCAAGTATCTCGGGGGCGTGGGTGGACAGGACTACTTGAAGGTCGCTGGAGCGCTGCGCTGAGGCCAGCACGGAGGGGAGCAGGCGGACGATGGCGGAGTTAAGGGAGGGCTCAGGCTCCTCCAGGAGAAGGGTCCCAGCGCCGGCG
Protein-coding sequences here:
- a CDS encoding ABC transporter permease — its product is MTTGTTTRGASRTLPMQQVMALVALAVLYAFFAVFGNHFLSPSTLVSILDSSYYIGFLAIGMTFVIITAGIDLSSGTVMVGAALVGGVAYNVWGLPILVSLLVVLATGVAFGVANGVLVGFLRLPPFIATLGMQFASLGLCAVIAQVQTQTYPSLSSEDGWFKTVLYRTGDLPVGVLWLAAFFAMAWFVLTRTKLGRYTYAIGSNEEAAELSGVIVPRWKFWVYVFNGFFCGLAGVIYAATFSSITPQTGNGQEMYAIAACVIGGTSLAGGVGSLWGTIIGVFVISVLKTGLLSMGLPVQWQQVLIGVVVVLAVLLDVVRSRRARRS
- a CDS encoding sugar ABC transporter ATP-binding protein yields the protein MPPQAPHPRLRLRGVSKSFPGVQALSGITFDLLPGEVHALVGENGAGKSTLVKVLTGIHPDFEGRYDYDGAPARFRSVRDAQHAGISIVHQELNMMPDLTVAQNIFIGRESSSLLVSDRHLNRRAQSLIEEYDIGVSPSTLLRDLTVSKAQLVEIARALSFPTTKVLILDEPTAALTRSESTDLLQRIGRLREQGVSVIYISHRMHEVMTVADRVTVLRDGANVGTLPASGSSQEEIIELMVGRQVVNAPKERSTLAQDAAVVLEARNLTSQAVHGVSFTLHAGEILGFAGLVGAGRTETMRIVAGADRASSGSIRVHDHDVSFRHPRDAIRAGIAYLSEDRKRYGLATRLSVAHNIALASYDALCTGPLLHERAVQACARRYIDTLRIKTPSHRQLVRNLSGGNQQKVVLAKWVLRDVEILIFDEPTRGIDIGARAEIYQLMRDLVEEGKSILLVSSDLDEILHLSDRVVVMREGHKTGELDISEATPVSVMELATRQTAGQKEGHPA
- a CDS encoding LacI family DNA-binding transcriptional regulator, producing the protein MSEDSVLLRSAAAAGGHRSRPTMKQVARLAGVGVKTVSRVVNGEPNVAEDTARRVWDAVQELDYHVDVRAGSLRRPGGATRTIALLVASVDNPFAGELHRGVEDVARERDVAVLASSLDEEPQREVAAVEDSIRRHVDGIIVNTTTVDGAALERVLHLGVPIVFVDRAPQTVTADCVTSDTVAAAERATRHLLDQGHRRIVLLTERLNVATALERRQGFLEAFRGTRTEESGALVVSGLVGAEAADRALTDTMTSPDPPTAVFSGQNLLTEGALHALGRLGLRGAVAHIGFDDLPLADMLEPALTVVRQDPRTMGGLAARRLFSRLDGDRGAPERLLVPTELVCRGSGEIPPPGT